TGGCCTTAGGAAAAGGCTGGTACAAACAACTCATTGTTGGCTAACAAACGTCTCTCTGCAACTAAGTCTGTTGGGAGCCATACGTATCAGACACAAGTTGCTAAGCACCGGCAGGAAATATTTGCCTTCAACTCTAGTTCTTACAGGTTCAGTAATAAGAAACTCATGTTCTTACAGGTTCACGTATCCGACATATGCAGTGACATTCTGAATCTTGTGCAGGAGCAGAGGGGGGTTGAGAGAGAAGCGTGCTAATTGCGTGCAATCAACGGTTCAGTTTACGGCTTAGTCTAATTTTCAGAGTCTTATTCCTGCCTACAAATGAATGGAAAGCACAACAGAGAGCTTCTTGTTTCATCAACTGTATTTATATAATGTATGTAAATAAATTTTTACTAACGAAaatctttacctaataataataataataaaatttgGGTTTCTGCCCGTACGTTGTAGGCCtttttgcagaaaagtccctCCGTTTATTAGAATTCAACCCGCCATCCTATTTTAAGTGGGtactagcaaaagagcccgtgcgttgcaacgggagagaaaACATAACACACGCTCTTAACTCAACAACCATCACTCAAGACCACAATAGGTTCATCTCCTTTATTTTTGCGAGGCATCATATTTGTGTTGCCGCTTATCCTCCTTCTCACCCTCGCCGGCGATGGCCTCCGTGTTCACACAAAACAACAAAAAACGTGGGTTGAATATGGTTAATCCTAAGGCGTCtatctccccctctctcctccctctccctctctctctcgctttCTCTCACTCTCGCGATGAGAAATCTGTTGTTTTCCCCTGCGACATCTTTCAGAGGTATGCATGTGTAGTTATCGATATTTTCTTTTCCCTATATGGTTATAGTGGGCTGTTTATTTGCAATCTGGATCGCCGTCGGTATAAAAAAGGATCTTGCGCTATAAATTATAAGTTTGCTTCCATAacaatattttaaaaatatttaacaggtaaaattaacatcatatttagattccacacatttttctaataaaatttcatatataatatgttaaaatcgaagttacggtttaaaagatacagATAATTTAGAAAATCATTTGGTTTGACTcaaatatattccaaaataatattTAAAAATACTTAACAGATAAAAATAATCTCATATGCATAatctacatatttttctaatcaaatttcatatataacatgtttaaatcgaagttacggtttaaaagatatggatggttttaaaaagcatttgtttgacttaaatatgaTCCGCGGATGAATTACCTAAAACATCAGGGGGGTTTCGAAAAATGTAAAATAACGGTTTGGATGTGACTTAAATCCGGACGGCGGGTTGAATTTTCTGAAACAAAGGGACATTTTTCTGAAAAATGCCGTGACGGACGAAAGGAACCCAATTTGCTTTATttttattattaggtaaagatatCAGAAAACGCTTCGTTTTTACAAAAACAACcctgcattagttacaatcctacCCGCGATCCTTAATTAAACTGCTTCACCGCGTTCTCCACCGCCGGGTACCGGCCGCCGCTTGCCGTCGGCGTCCACGCCGTAGGAGACAGCGAAGGGGTGATGCGTCGCGGCGGAAAAAAAGGTAGGAGGCGGGGTCAGCCTGCTGGTTTGCCAGCGCCGGAGAGGCTCGTGGCAGGGAGCTCCTCTCCTCTGCTTCAGGCACAAGTCGGTTAAGCGCTCGGGCTGCAGAGCTACGGGGCGGGGGGCGAAGGGTGGCGAAGGCGCTGGATGGGACTTGGTGCAGGTCTCCGGCGAGATGGAGATGGCGTGGAGGGGGTCTGGATGCCGGTGGGTCCTTGGCCGGCGGCGCTCCGGCATCGGGCGGCCATGGCCATCTCTTTGCAGAAAAATAGAAGACAGAGAGAGCTCTTAGAGAAAAGAACGGGATAGAGAAGAGAgatggaggaagaaggggagggcTCACCGACGTCACGTCTTGGCTGGAGACGCTCGGCAGCGAGCTGAAGAAAGGGAAGCGGTCGTGGGGCTCCTGGTTCCTAGGAAGTGCGAGCATCGAAATGTTGCTCAGGGGCTGCCGTGCTCGCGCGCGAGACCGACCCATGTCTGATTTGGATTGAAACGAAGAACGATGGCATGCTTCACCAACCAAAAATGCGGAAGTAGACCTGGGAGGAAGGTCACGAACagttgaagaggaaagagaagcGTGAAATCCAAAAAAGAGAGGGGAGAGAGCCAATTTGAAGATACAGAAAAAAAGGTCCGGGGTCAAGATACAGAGGAAAGGACTTCCGCCGGGACGGCATGTTGGCATGCCATGGCCGCCCATCCGATGGTGGGGTCGCAGTTGAATTACACGAGTACGAGCGTggctgtcggtgctggagcgcACGGCCGGAGCTAGAGGAGCCCTTCATGGTCGGAGGAGCGGGGATTCCCGGCGAGGGGAGCAGCCATCGCCATGGCCGGGTGGTGCGGGGATCCGGGGGAGctgggggagggggaggcggGTAGCCAGCGCCCATGGCCGGGGGTGGTGCGGCGTGCGGGGATCCAGTGGAGTGGGGAGGGTGGGGGTGGAGATCCGGCGGCGTGCGGCGCGGCAGTGGGTGTAGGCGGCAGGGGCGGCGTGACCCAGGGGAGGTCCGGTTGTGGACAACTGCCATCACGGAAGAGAAACCGAGGATTGCGAGCGACAAGTCCAAGGAGCGCTACCGACGCGGCTGCTAGTTTCTTCTAGACCAGCTAACGCGTGTGTGGCTAGCTTTATCTTTAGACTAGCGTGCACACATGTcacaatttctgtttttttttttctttttgccaTTTAAAGAAAACAATTCCTGCTTTTTGTAGTTTGGATCTTTTTCCTTTGCGAAATTAATACTTTGGATCCTTCACGCACCGATAAAAATCTTCGAGTCCATCACGCGAAAGTGTTAGAGCATTTACAGCCAAACATCTTCAATCCGTCTCAAGACGGTTGGGTCACGAAAATTCGACTCAGACGGGCGCCTGGGTCTTAAACGCCCGGGCCGACCGGCACCCTCATATAGCCTAAATATGGGCTGGATATGGGGGTGCCCGGGCGCGTCCTCCACGTCAGACCTGACCCACGCTGTCTCACCCAACCCTTTATATATTCCTTCCCATCCGCTCGCCGAACGAAACCCTAACCACTTCACTTCACTTTCCTCTGTTGATGTCCCTCATGAACTCATAATGACTGGCTACTAAAAAAACACCATACATACATGGAGAAGAATTAGATAATGTTACACTAACATCTATACACATGTTAGGGCACACGAGACGAAAACATATATGCTTGCACATCCAGTAAAGTAACATATAGAATAAATTGTCTCCAACTGATCCCGGTTCATACAGTGCATAATAAACCAGAAAGGAGCAATTAATAGAATAGTAATATGGTGTGTCCTTAAGAAAGGAAAGAAATTAGGAGGAATAGTATCAGGCTGGAAGGAATGGAATTAAGAGAAAGATTAAAACTCTCATGACGGAGAAGGAAAGAATAAACTCCGTTCTTGCTAGGGACAAAAAGGAAATAGTACGATCAGAAATTAATATTTAAAATGTTTTTGCCTTCTGAAAAATGATGTGTAATTATTAGAAATCATTCGTGCATTTTAATTTATTTTGCGAAGTTTTAAGAAAAGTTGTCACGTGTTAAACTAATATTCATATAATTTTAAAATTGTTCACCCTTTTCTGCAAGAAAACGTTTCTGTTATTCTAAAAAGTGTTCACATGCTTAAAAAATCGTAATTAAAAAATATACATCCTCTTTTAAGAAGTCCATGTGATTTAAAAAAATCGTAATTAAAAATATCCATTCTCTTGTAAGAAGTCCATGTGATTTAAAAAGATTATATTTTTTTAAAGAATATCGATGCATTTTGAAAACTAATATACTTTTTTAAAGTGCATGGGCGTAGGAGGGATAGTGTGTGACTAGGTGTAGGTTGCAACGGGAAGGGCGGACGTCACGTCCAGCTCACCGATTAGTTTTAAAACTATTAGAAATTCACTTTGTGATGGTGTGGTTCAGTGGCAAGTGTGAGTGGGTTTAGGGTTTAGGCGGTGGCCAAGATCGTCACCATGGGATTGGCCGCGTACGGACGCAATGTGATCAGATGGACACCACAATCATAGTTGATGAAGGCGGGAATGAGGATAAGCAATAACATGAATGAGGCGGTATGTCAAAATAGATATCATGGACATAAGTCATGTTTATTATGCTAGAAGCATGTGTTTTATTCTCCCGTTACAACGCACGGACATGTTTGCTAGTTATATGCATGGACAGAAGTGATCGACGagagaaaacagaacaaaaacaTAGTCTATAATATTCAGGTACTCCTACTTCATGTTCTAACAATGGTTACTGGATCACTTGTACAGATCGTCTTCATCCCCATCAGCTGCTGCGGAGGTGTCGACGGCAGCTTCTGCCGCCTGTGGCTGCGCCGGAAAGCGAAACTCAGTGCCGAACCCCCTAGACTGTTGCAGCGTCTGCGCAAAGGCCTGTTACTTCCTGATGGCGGCGTCGCTTACACTCCGCCTCGCGTACTTCATCGACTCCTTGAAGTGAGCCACCTTTATCTCAGCCACCTCGTCTTCCAGCCCGCCGTCCACCTCCATGGTGTCTTTCCCCATCCTCTGCCTCTCCATGTCCTTCTCAATGTCCTCCCTGATGGCGTACTTGCACGCCCTCTAGCAGATCTCTGTGATGTCGGCGCCGCTGAAGCCGGAGGTGAACCTTGCGAGCGCTCCGAGGTCGACGTCCTTGGCCACTGGAGACTTCCTGAGGCAGGCCTTGAAGATCTGGTGCCGCGAGGCCTCGTCCGGCAAGGGGATGTAGATGAGCTGGTTCAGGACCCTGTCCGCCGCGCTGCCGGCATCGCCCACTCTGCCACCCCTTTGGGTAGCAATGGAGTCGAGCTCATCGAAAAACAGCACGCACGGCGCAGACTGACGTGCCTTGTCGAAGATCTCGCGCACGTTGGCCTTGCTCTCGCCGAACCACATGGTGAGCAGCTCTGGCCCCTTGATGCTGATGAAGTTGGCCTGGCACTCGTTGGCGATAGCCTTCGCGAGCAAGGTCTTGTCGCAGCCTGGTGGCCCGTAGAACAGGACGCCCTTGGACGGCGACATGCCGAACTTCTCGAATTTCTCCGGGTGCTCGACCGGGTACTGGACGGTTTCTTGCAGCTCCCTCTTGACGCCGTCGAGGCCGTCGATATCGGTCCAGCTGACATTCGGCACCTCCACGACGGTCTCACGTAGCGCAGACGGGTTCGTGCCGACGAGAGCCGTCTTAAGGTGGTCATTGGTGACGGCCATGGAGTTCAAGATCTCGGCGTCGATGGTGTCGTCCTCTAAGTCGATGACGTCCATCTTCTCCCTGATGCACTGCAGCGCCGCCTCGGTGCAGAGCGCGGCCAAGTCGGCGCCGACGTAGCCGTGCGTATCCTTGGCAACCACCTCAAGGTTGACGTCCTCGTCCAGCTTCATGTTTTTGGTGTGGATGCGGAGCACTTCGAGACGCCCGACCTCGTCTGGCACGCCGATGTCGATCTCGCGATCGAACCTCCCGAAGCGCCTCAAGGCAGGGTCGATGCTGTTGGGATGGTTCGTGGCGCCCATTACGATGACGTGCGCGCGGGCCTTCATGCCGTCCATTAGAGTCAGCAGCTGGGAGACGATGCGCCTCTCGACCTCGCCGTGAGTCTTCTCCCTGTTCGGAGCAATGGAGTCGATCTCGTCAATGAAGATGATGGAGGGCGTGTTCTTCTCGGCCTCCTCGAAGGCCTTCCTCAGGTTGCTCTCGCTCTCTCCGGCCATCTTGGACATTATCTCTGGGCCGttgatgaggaagaagaaggcccCGTTCTTGTTGGCGACCGCGCGGGCGATCAGCGTCTTGCCGGACACGGGAGGGCCGTACAGGAGGATGCCCTTAGGCGGCTTCACGCCAATGCTCTTGAAGATCTGCGGATGCCTGAGTGGCAGCTCGACAAGCTCCCTCATCAGAGTCAGCGGTTTTCCCATGCCACCCACGTCGTCGTAGCCGATGTCGTCAAGCCTCTCCTCGTCCTCCCGCTTTACCGGCTCGCCCTCGCAGAAGATCTCCGTGTCGGGCGCCACGATGCAGTACTCCACCGCGGGGTCGATCTCCATGACCTTGAACTCGACGCTCCGCATGCCGCCACGCACCAGGAAGAGGTCGCCCTTGTGGAGCGGGCGGTAGGCGTCCACGAAGTAGGGCTTGAGGTAGACGTCGAAGAGGTTCCCCGCGATGCCCTCGACGGTGTCATCCAAGGGAAGGATGTGCACGCGTCTGCCGAATTCGGCATCGTGGCACAGGTGCACGGACACGACATCGGCGATGCGCACGCGCAGGTTGGAGCGGGCCACCTTGTTGATCCTCAGCTTGTGCTCCTCGCAGGTGTCGTCGGGCAGTGCCATGCAGACCGTGTTGTGGCGGCGCTTGCCCTTGAGCAGCACGATGTCGCCTTTGAATATGGagagcttctccatggtgtcaggGTGGAGGGTGCACACGGAGTTATCGTCGTTGGTGGCGGCCTCCTCCACCACCAGCCGGTTCGCCGCCTTCTTCAACGTCGCCGCGCTCGCCATCGCCTTCAACTCTCTTTGCTCGACTTGCTGCGTCTCTCGTGGATTACTACTCTCGTTGGATTGGATGTCGAGCGCTAGTTTGCGTTCGTGTTGCGGTGAAGAGGATACCTGGGTCAGCCCCCCTTTTGAAGGCCCGGCCTGAAGAATTCGACTCCGGTTGGAAGGCCCATAGGCTCGCGCACCTCACACGTTCCGAGTCGAGATTTACTCAAAAAAAAAAACATTCGGAGTGGAGACCGTTCACGTCATATTCGTCCACGTGTAGCTGCAAATTAAGGCTGAGATGGATGTGCACGTGAGCGGCAGGGGCTTGCTGGAGTCCATGCATGAACAGCGGTGAGCGCTGAGAGGAGGGAGGCGTGCTGCGCTGGAACGGCAGGAGATAGAAGAAAGGGGGGAACGGGGAGGTGCTCGCCATCAGCCTTCACCCGTTGGGCCCGTCCCCGACGGCGACCTGagcttcttcttttcttttccctCTGCCAAATTGATGTGAGCTCGTGTCCTCAATTCATCTCCGCCTGAGTCCAGGATGGTGGCCACTGCAGCGTACGGCCGGAGGCGCCAGCGACCTCAGGCACCCATCACTGGGCGGTGACCGACGCTTATTCTTCCTCTCCCTCCGTCAACATTATGTGTGCTCATGTCCTTCATGTTTTCTCCCAATCCGTCTGTCTTTATTTTTCTGCCTAAATGCTATCTACACATTTACGTGTTGTGGCAGTGGGGAGATGGAGCCTGGCCGAGGGGGAGATAGATGAAGGATGCTGCTAAAGTGGTTTCCCAACTGTAAGATCCGTTATCCCTCTTTTGATTCTCATCCCCAATTTCATTTTGCGCAGTTTGTGTTTGTCATACTGGGTTTTATTTTGTAAAGGAGTGTGTCATACTGGATAATGCTCCAAGACTAATTAATTATTTTCGTAACCACATTGAAGAAATTAGTTTGTTGCTTTGATGTCGTGTTTGTTCGCCAATGCTGATTTTTCAGGCTGGATCATCATTTGTGAGTGCCATTCTTAGCAGTTTAGTATTTGGCGGTTCAGTCTATTTACCCTTCATTTGTTTGGTAGTTTGGAAGAAGGAAGATTTGATGAGGGATATCTACACTTCTGCCATAGATCGGAGGCGAGATTAGAGGGAATTTGCTCATTCAGTTCTGAAGAATTTGTGGTGGATTGCGTTTCGTAGTGTATGTTGGGGTTCTGCCAACAATCGAGCACGCAACCATATGTAGTTTCCCTGCAACTTTGTTTATCATCAACTTAATTTATTTATTTCCTGTCATATAGTTCTTCATTATCATTTATCCACATATGAAACTAGCCTTTAGTATTTAGATTCAGAAGCACACTTAGCATTGAAACTGCATGTCCATTTGTTTCTTCAGTTTTCTGTCCATTATATGCCAACCTTCCTTGCCCTTCCTACTACCCAATTTCACACTAAGAATCTCTTGAGTCATGTTTATATACACTTGCTCATTTGCTTGTGTGTTAATTCATTCTTCAATCAGTCTTCATATTCATTGATGAAAATTACGTTGTTAGTATTCATTTATCTTTCTTTCTTCTTTGGTGTTATTCTGAATAATCAATGTCTCTCTTCTCAGTTTTTTCAGTGTTTCTTTTTACCATGTTAGTCACCGAAGAAAAGTATATTCTTAGTCCCCAGTCGCTGTTTCATCAGAGTCCTTTTGAGCAATCATTCCCTCTTTTTTATTTCATTCACTTTCGTTAGTCTTGGGGCTGTTCTCCCTTTCTTTGTTTAGTCCTCCTCCATTTTCTCATGAGAACGGACTTTTAGATCCCGGGTGCCTAGACACCCGGTTATCTGGACCGTTCGTCCATCTCTGGTGCGTTGAGATGTGTGCCAAGCTGAGAAACGAATCAATATAATACCAGGCTGAGAAACGAATCAATATAATACCAGGTCTGCTTCTTGATTAGGCGCGGGATGTTCGACAGCACCGAAATAAACTATGCCTAGTACAGCCGTGCTGCTACACACCTGACACCTGCACCCACCTACTAGTAAAGAAAAATCGCAGTTGATACGACATGTCTGCCTGGCAGAGTATTCGGAGGGAGATATATGTGTCGGCCATTCTTTCAAACGAGCGACTAGACGTGTCGTCTTGAATCCACTCAACTCCGTCTTCCCCATCCTGCGCCGTACAGTAGTGATCCCCATTCTCAACTCCCCGTGCCCTTCTGGTTCACCTTCCATCTTCCCCGGCGGATTGCATTTCAATCTATGGACTCCCACGTCGAGGATGCGGAACGGTATGTCCGCGAGGCAGGCGACGGGCCCGGCACTGCAATTGAAGCGGAAGGATATCAATTCGCGGCTCATGGGATTGATTTTTTCGCATCTATAGCCGCCGGCCTGGATCTGCAATCAACACCCAGGTTAGTTCGTCGCCCTTGTACTGATACATCGAGTCTTCTGACATCGAAAACTTAAACGGACCATGAAATACAGATCGAAAGTGGTGGATGGTGGTTCTTTTGTTACGATTTCGGGCGATGTTCATACATCCGATGCAGCGGCGACCCGGCAGGACAGGACGAACTCTTGTCAATACCCACCAGCTTGTGGATGGAAACGTAGGTAATTCATAAGTTCAGCTGTATCTAATTTCAGACGTTGATTCTCGATTTATGAGAACATCATTCACAAAGTCCTCATGATAAAAATGCTGGATTGCAGTTTTGTGTCTGGATTATTTAGCATTCAGACACATGGTGGAGTAAATGTGTTCTGAATGAACAAGAGCACATATGATTTTCTTGTTTCTAAACAATATTCAGAAGCGAAGCAGGACTATGTTAAACTTGAGAAATAGTGTTGTAGTAGGCATTTCAGTGAATCCTTGCAACCAATTCCTTGTGTTTGGAAAACGATGCCCGAGGTTTGCTTGGTTCAATGCCATTGCTCCTGATTTGATTTACTCAGACTTCAATTTATAGTAGTGCAATGTCCTTTTTCTTTCCATGTAATGGTTCAGTCATAGTATGTTATTTACATTCTCAGTAATTTTGAGTTATTTAGTGTCATTTTTGGGTGCATGCTTTCAAAAGAAGAAACCGGTTTTATGTGCTAAAATAGATAGTAACAAGAACATTAATAATCGTGTTTTTCATGGCTAATATACAGACTGCATTATGAATAATGTGAATTGAAGTGATGCCACACGTATTGACTAGTTTGGTAGTCATACATACAGGAATCAAACGGGTGACAGGCTCACAGCAAGGGCAATGCCAAGCAAGTTCACATCTATTGAAAGATGTCTGCTAAACTCTGAAGGTAAACATGCTCCTGATACATTTGCCCCTATTGTGGGGTCATCATTCGACTCCTGTCAGTAAGCGTATGAGCAGTACAATTTGTTTGCTTGGGAGAATGGTTTTGGTATTCGACACGGCAAGTCTAGATGGGGAGATGGACGATACCAGCTAATGCATGAAATTGTGTGTCAATGCCAGGTTACTATTTACACCGTCACTGTACTGATTTTTTGTCAACGTTTTTTTATATATGTTTCATCTCTCACAATAATTCCATCAAATGCAAAAGTGTAGGGCAAACCATAGAAGGAGAATTCTGTATCATGTAAAACTCAATGCAAGGCAAGGATGAGGCTTCTTCGTACAGAAGACCATGGTTGGTGCGTTAGCATCTTCAGTAATGAGCATAACCATCATCTGTCTGGAAATCGAGAGGAGACAAGGGAATGGCATTTACACAGTGAGATCAACCCTGTACTTATGAACTTCATCAAGGATTTGAGAGAGAACAATATCAGTCTCAGCAAGGTGCACAACATACTAAATGCAACACATGGTGATCAGGCTGGTGCACCGTTCCGTAAGCAATCTTTAAGGTATCTATGCTCTCGGATTGCTCAGGATGCGATATCTGACGACATGGAAAAAACTGTAAAATTGCTAGATGAAATGAAGCGTGTGGATCCAAGCCTGTCAGTTTTTTTAGAAATCGATCATGAGGGTTCCCCTAAGTTCATCTTATGGTGTACTGGGAAGAATAAACAGGATTATATGTACTTTGGTGACGTGGTCACTTTCGACACAACATACAAAACCAATCTTTATAATATGCCGTCTGGTATTTTTGTTGGCGTGAACAATCACTACCAGTCAACCATTTTTGGAGGTGTGCTCATGCGCGAGGAAACAGTAGCTGGATTCGAGTGGGCTTTCGGAAATTTTGTTGAAGTT
The Aegilops tauschii subsp. strangulata cultivar AL8/78 chromosome 3, Aet v6.0, whole genome shotgun sequence genome window above contains:
- the LOC109783425 gene encoding protein FAR1-RELATED SEQUENCE 5 produces the protein MRLLRTEDHGWCVSIFSNEHNHHLSGNREETREWHLHSEINPVLMNFIKDLRENNISLSKVHNILNATHGDQAGAPFRKQSLRYLCSRIAQDAISDDMEKTVKLLDEMKRVDPSLSVFLEIDHEGSPKFILWCTGKNKQDYMYFGDVVTFDTTYKTNLYNMPSGIFVGVNNHYQSTIFGGVLMREETVAGFEWAFGNFVEVMNRKHPVTILTDQCRAMKGAIRNVLPNTRHRWCKWHVIKCAKEHLGGVYSKKSLFKEEFHRLINEVLCVSEFEDKWAELLDKRTQPYMDLLQPLTLVPGTYVQLGVSSTT
- the LOC109783427 gene encoding uncharacterized protein isoform X2 is translated as MAVVHNRTSPGSRRPCRLHPLPRRTPPDLHPHPPHSTGSPHAAPPPAMGAGYPPPPPPAPPDPRTTRPWRWLLPSPGIPAPPTMKGSSSSGRALQHRQPRSYSCNSTATPPSDGRPWHANMPSRRKSFPLSTSAFLVGEACHRSSFQSKSDMGRSRARARQPLSNISMLALPRNQEPHDRFPFFSSLPSVSSQDVTSRWPWPPDAGAPPAKDPPASRPPPRHLHLAGDLHQVPSSAFATLRPPPRSSAARALNRLVPEAEERSSLPRASPALANQQADPASYLFFRRDASPLRCLLRRGRRRQAAAGTRRWRTR
- the LOC109783427 gene encoding uncharacterized protein isoform X1; translation: MAVVHNRTSPGSRRPCRLHPLPRRTPPDLHPHPPHSTGSPHAAPPPAMGAGYPPPPPPAPPDPRTTRPWRWLLPSPGIPAPPTMKGSSSSGRALQHRQPRSYSCNSTATPPSDGRPWHANMPSRRKSFPLYLDPGPFFLSTSAFLVGEACHRSSFQSKSDMGRSRARARQPLSNISMLALPRNQEPHDRFPFFSSLPSVSSQDVTSRWPWPPDAGAPPAKDPPASRPPPRHLHLAGDLHQVPSSAFATLRPPPRSSAARALNRLVPEAEERSSLPRASPALANQQADPASYLFFRRDASPLRCLLRRGRRRQAAAGTRRWRTR